One part of the Thermococcus radiotolerans genome encodes these proteins:
- a CDS encoding geranylgeranylglycerol-phosphate geranylgeranyltransferase: MELKAFVEITRPHNCVLAGVVGVLGSIVAVGHFPDLATAVLVFLVVTLGCAGGNTINDYFDYEIDKINRPERPLPRGAMGRKTALYYSLLLLAVGLALAYFINIQAFILAIIAYAAMILYAWKLKPLPFIGNLVVAGLTGATPLYGALAVEHIGLAGYLALCAFLVNVAREVIKDIEDVEGDVAKGARTLPIIWGEKKAAYIGALFAVLTVMASFLPVRAGVGLGYYAMVPVDLIILYAAYIILKNQDRESAHRAQKLLKVSIFLAVMAFIIAAIV; this comes from the coding sequence ATGGAACTCAAAGCCTTCGTGGAGATAACCAGGCCCCACAACTGCGTTCTTGCCGGAGTAGTGGGTGTTCTGGGCTCGATAGTCGCGGTTGGACACTTTCCGGACCTAGCCACGGCGGTTCTGGTCTTTCTGGTTGTCACCCTCGGCTGTGCGGGGGGCAACACGATAAACGACTACTTCGACTACGAGATAGATAAAATCAACCGGCCCGAGAGGCCCCTTCCCAGGGGTGCGATGGGCAGAAAAACCGCCCTCTACTACTCACTGCTCCTGCTGGCAGTCGGCCTGGCTCTTGCGTACTTCATAAACATCCAGGCGTTCATCTTGGCAATTATCGCCTACGCCGCGATGATTCTCTACGCCTGGAAGCTCAAGCCGCTCCCGTTCATAGGGAACCTCGTGGTTGCTGGCCTCACCGGTGCGACGCCACTCTACGGAGCCCTCGCCGTTGAGCACATCGGCCTGGCCGGCTACCTCGCGCTCTGCGCCTTTCTGGTAAACGTTGCGAGGGAGGTTATAAAGGATATCGAGGACGTTGAGGGGGACGTTGCCAAGGGCGCCAGAACGCTTCCAATAATATGGGGCGAGAAGAAGGCAGCTTACATCGGGGCCCTCTTTGCCGTTCTGACTGTGATGGCCTCGTTCCTGCCGGTGAGAGCCGGTGTCGGCCTTGGTTACTACGCAATGGTGCCGGTTGACCTGATCATACTCTACGCCGCGTACATTATACTTAAGAACCAGGACAGGGAATCGGCACACAGGGCCCAGAAGCTGCTCAAGGTGAGCATCTTCCTGGCCGTCATGGCATTCATAATAGCCGCGATAGTGTGA
- a CDS encoding ribonucleoside-triphosphate reductase, with product MEFKDELVRNLESEELWTVITFKTPYGPAKTLEKLVEAVEDAGWRVTFKANWWTADIPYGLARIDAKKGDREKIVLGKWILGRKCELIGLENMPLEKGRDEFFRMVDSITSTLIHDPVIRTMREQY from the coding sequence ATGGAGTTTAAGGATGAGCTCGTGAGAAACCTCGAATCCGAGGAGCTGTGGACTGTCATCACATTTAAAACGCCCTACGGGCCTGCAAAGACACTTGAAAAACTCGTGGAAGCCGTTGAGGATGCGGGCTGGCGCGTTACCTTTAAGGCCAACTGGTGGACGGCCGACATTCCCTACGGTCTAGCGAGGATAGACGCCAAGAAGGGGGACAGGGAGAAGATAGTGCTCGGCAAATGGATACTCGGGAGAAAATGCGAGCTGATAGGCCTGGAGAACATGCCGCTCGAAAAGGGACGCGACGAGTTCTTCCGCATGGTGGACAGCATAACCTCAACTCTAATCCACGACCCGGTCATAAGGACGATGAGGGAGCAGTACTAG
- a CDS encoding Clp1/GlmU family protein: MNKATYTEDVPPDRFELLERIISLERLAKVMLIGATDSGKTTLLTFLANRLIDEGLRVAVVDSDVGQKGILPPATISLAFPEGPFESIGELHAYAHYFIGTITPGSYTGEMAVGVKRLTDMASEEADVVLIDTTGFVTGPGIEMKRLKAELVKPELIVFLERNGELSHLRRLLSPYGEAVTLSISEKARGHSRSERREVRREKWRAYFSNASLVEVDLSKTVPTGTELFRGRPLTPEERDLLSALFMWLVIAGWRGERYVVVKADVEPGPRQYGRSVIHAVDFERLSNLLVGFIDGSGLCLGVGILKWINFGEMKAQVLTPLPADEVGKAVELRFGRIRVLETGEELGLLRREEL; the protein is encoded by the coding sequence ATGAACAAAGCGACCTACACGGAGGACGTTCCGCCAGACAGGTTTGAGCTCCTTGAGCGGATAATTAGCTTGGAGAGACTCGCAAAGGTCATGCTGATAGGCGCCACCGACAGTGGAAAGACGACGTTACTGACGTTTCTAGCCAATCGGCTCATTGATGAGGGCCTCAGGGTTGCGGTGGTTGACAGCGACGTCGGCCAGAAGGGTATCCTTCCCCCCGCCACGATAAGCCTCGCCTTTCCCGAGGGTCCCTTTGAGTCAATCGGTGAACTTCATGCATATGCTCATTACTTCATAGGCACCATAACCCCCGGGAGTTACACGGGAGAGATGGCTGTCGGGGTTAAGAGGCTGACCGACATGGCTTCAGAGGAAGCCGACGTGGTCCTCATAGACACGACCGGCTTCGTCACCGGTCCGGGCATCGAGATGAAGCGCCTCAAGGCCGAGCTTGTGAAACCAGAGCTCATCGTTTTCCTCGAGAGGAACGGTGAGCTCTCCCACCTGCGGAGGCTTCTCTCCCCCTACGGGGAAGCTGTGACCCTTTCCATCAGCGAGAAGGCGAGGGGGCATTCGAGGAGTGAGCGCAGGGAAGTCCGGAGGGAGAAGTGGAGGGCCTACTTCTCGAACGCCTCGCTCGTCGAGGTCGACCTCTCGAAGACGGTTCCCACCGGAACGGAGCTCTTCAGGGGCAGGCCGTTGACTCCTGAGGAGAGGGACCTTCTCTCGGCGCTCTTCATGTGGCTCGTCATAGCCGGCTGGAGGGGTGAGCGGTACGTCGTTGTCAAGGCCGATGTCGAGCCCGGTCCCAGGCAGTACGGCCGCTCGGTAATCCATGCGGTCGATTTTGAGAGGCTGAGCAACCTCTTGGTGGGCTTCATCGACGGAAGCGGACTCTGCCTGGGCGTCGGGATACTCAAGTGGATAAACTTCGGCGAGATGAAAGCACAGGTTCTGACGCCCCTCCCTGCCGATGAAGTTGGTAAAGCGGTTGAGCTTCGCTTTGGCAGGATAAGGGTGCTTGAGACGGGCGAGGAGCTTGGCCTTCTCCGGAGGGAGGAGCTCTAG